The following proteins are co-located in the Dromiciops gliroides isolate mDroGli1 chromosome 2, mDroGli1.pri, whole genome shotgun sequence genome:
- the NUDCD2 gene encoding nudC domain-containing protein 2 yields the protein MSAPFEERSGVVPCGTPWGQWYQTLEEVFIEVQVPPGTRAQEIQCGLQSRHVELAVRGQEILKGKLFDSTIADEGTWTLEDRKMVRIVLTKTKRDAANCWTSLLETEYAADPWVQDQMQRKLTLERFQKENPGFDFSGAEISGNYSKGGPDFSSLEK from the exons ATGTCTGCCCCGTTTGAGGAGCGAAGCGGAGTGGTGCCTTGTGGGACGCCTTGGGGACAGTGGTACCAGACCCTAGAGGAGGTGTTTATTGAGGTCCAGGTGCCACCGGGTACTCGTGCTCAAGAGATCCAATGCGGCCTGCAGAGTCGGCATGTGGAGCTAGCCGTGCGGGGCCAGGAGATCCTTAAG GGCAAACTCTTTGATTCTACAATAGCTGATGAGGGAACATGGACATTAG AGGACAGAAAAATGGTCCGAATAGTTCTTACCAAGACAAAGAGAGATGCAGCAAATTGTTGGACCTCTCTCTTAGAAACTGAATATGCAGCTGATCCTTGGGTACAGGACCAAATGCAAAGGAAACTTACCCTGGAGAGATTCCAAAAAGAA aATCCTGGTTTTGACTTCAGTGGAGCAGAAATCTCAGGAAACTACAGTAAAGGTGGACCAGATTTCTCTagtcttgaaaaataa